A genomic window from Blastococcus saxobsidens DD2 includes:
- a CDS encoding WS/DGAT/MGAT family O-acyltransferase produces the protein MSALDSGFYFAESENTPMHVGSVAVFDGPAPSYGDVVRLLLSKLPLVPRYRQRVREVPLQLGRPMWVDDPHFQILYHVRHTAVPSPGNDEQLRNLAGRVLGQRLDMAKPLWELWLVEGLAEGRWAIISKVHHCMVDGVAGTDLMQLMFDLDPEATHDEPRDWTPRRDPSSVTLVAGAVAEAAAQPMRTLTSLPSVGTAVRGVRGFTESGRTLAQTLPSLAKQAATPTARSLNGPIGPHRRWAWTDGQFEEFKAVRTALGGTVNDVVLTAITRGFRDLLQGRGELSSERLVVRSMVPVSVRSEKQRGSLDNQVSCVFVDLPVGDPDPVSRLQAVRGQMDEYKRAMQAVDVPSIISMGDFVAPTLLSMGVRSAVRAGQMWCQAVTTNVPGPRVPLYVLGRRMCTAHAYVPIAGGTRCSIGIFSYLNRMTFGINADFDAFPDVDVLSGGIRRGIEELLEYARADQATPDVAQPKGRRSARAGAR, from the coding sequence ATGAGCGCCCTCGACAGCGGGTTCTACTTCGCGGAGAGCGAGAACACCCCCATGCACGTGGGGTCGGTGGCCGTCTTCGACGGCCCGGCCCCGAGCTACGGCGACGTGGTGCGCCTGCTGCTGAGCAAGCTGCCCCTCGTGCCGCGGTACCGGCAGCGGGTGCGCGAGGTCCCGCTGCAGCTGGGCCGTCCGATGTGGGTCGACGACCCGCACTTCCAGATCCTGTACCACGTCCGGCACACCGCGGTGCCCTCTCCCGGCAACGACGAGCAGCTGCGGAACCTCGCCGGCCGGGTGCTCGGGCAGCGCCTGGACATGGCGAAGCCGCTGTGGGAGCTGTGGCTCGTGGAGGGCCTGGCCGAGGGGCGCTGGGCGATCATCTCCAAGGTCCACCACTGCATGGTCGACGGCGTCGCCGGCACCGACCTGATGCAGCTGATGTTCGACCTCGACCCGGAGGCGACGCACGACGAGCCCCGGGACTGGACGCCGCGCCGCGACCCGTCGTCGGTGACCCTCGTCGCCGGTGCGGTCGCCGAGGCGGCCGCCCAGCCGATGCGGACCCTCACCAGCCTGCCGAGCGTCGGCACCGCCGTCCGCGGCGTGCGCGGCTTCACCGAGTCCGGGCGCACGCTCGCCCAGACGCTGCCGTCGCTGGCCAAGCAGGCGGCCACCCCCACGGCGCGGTCGCTGAACGGCCCGATCGGGCCGCACCGGCGCTGGGCCTGGACGGACGGGCAGTTCGAGGAGTTCAAGGCCGTCCGGACCGCGCTGGGCGGCACCGTCAACGACGTCGTCCTGACCGCGATCACCAGGGGCTTCCGCGACCTGCTGCAGGGCCGCGGCGAGCTCTCCTCCGAACGGCTCGTGGTCCGGTCGATGGTGCCCGTGTCGGTGCGCTCGGAGAAGCAGCGCGGATCGCTGGACAACCAGGTCTCCTGCGTCTTCGTCGATCTCCCGGTCGGCGACCCCGATCCCGTCTCCCGACTGCAGGCCGTCCGCGGCCAGATGGACGAGTACAAGCGGGCGATGCAGGCCGTCGACGTGCCGTCGATCATCTCGATGGGCGACTTCGTGGCGCCCACGCTGCTGTCGATGGGCGTGCGGTCGGCGGTCAGGGCCGGCCAGATGTGGTGCCAGGCGGTGACCACGAACGTGCCGGGGCCGCGCGTGCCGCTGTACGTCCTCGGCCGGCGGATGTGCACCGCACACGCCTACGTGCCGATCGCCGGTGGCACCCGCTGCTCCATCGGCATCTTCAGCTACCTGAACCGGATGACCTTCGGCATCAACGCCGACTTCGACGCCTTCCCCGACGTCGACGTCCTCTCCGGCGGCATCCGGCGGGGCATCGAGGAGCTGCTGGAGTACGCGCGCGCCGACCAGGCCACGCCGGACGTCGCCCAGCCGAAGGGCAGGCGCTCCGCGCGGGCCGGCGCCCGGTGA
- a CDS encoding potassium channel family protein — translation MPPTRLERWERTAEWPLTAASLLFLAAYAWPILDPDLPRPWRTACEVVAWATWAAFAVDYVVRLLLANDRARFVRTHLLDLAVVVLPMLRPLRLLRLVTVLSVLNRYAGAALRGRVLTFVGSATVLVMIMAALAVLDAERDHPDANITGFGDAVWWSFATVTTVGYGDRFPVTTTGRAIAAGLMLVGIALLGTVTASVASWLVQKVQEVEDESEAATRRDVAALRADIAALRQELGQPSATADGRRSAAAPPG, via the coding sequence GTGCCCCCTACCCGCCTCGAACGCTGGGAACGGACGGCGGAGTGGCCGCTGACCGCCGCCTCGCTCCTGTTCCTCGCCGCCTACGCATGGCCGATTCTCGACCCCGACCTGCCCCGGCCGTGGCGGACCGCCTGCGAGGTCGTCGCGTGGGCAACCTGGGCCGCGTTCGCCGTCGACTACGTCGTCCGGCTGCTGCTCGCGAACGACCGGGCGCGGTTCGTCCGCACCCACCTGCTGGACCTGGCCGTCGTGGTCCTGCCGATGCTGCGACCGCTGCGCCTGCTGCGGCTGGTCACGGTGCTCAGCGTGCTCAACCGCTACGCCGGCGCGGCGCTGCGGGGTCGGGTGCTCACCTTCGTGGGGTCGGCGACGGTGCTGGTCATGATCATGGCCGCCCTCGCAGTCCTCGACGCGGAACGGGACCATCCCGACGCGAACATCACCGGCTTCGGTGACGCCGTGTGGTGGTCGTTCGCGACGGTGACCACCGTCGGGTACGGCGACCGGTTCCCGGTGACCACGACCGGCCGGGCGATCGCGGCCGGGCTGATGCTGGTCGGGATCGCCCTGCTGGGCACGGTGACCGCCTCCGTCGCGTCCTGGCTGGTCCAGAAGGTGCAGGAGGTCGAGGACGAGTCCGAGGCGGCCACCCGCCGCGACGTCGCCGCGCTGCGGGCCGACATCGCCGCCCTGCGCCAGGAGCTCGGTCAGCCGTCGGCCACGGCGGACGGACGACGGTCGGCGGCGGCTCCCCCGGGCTGA
- a CDS encoding alpha/beta fold hydrolase, giving the protein MAESGVPGRSSTVDLDGPVHYVDFGGPEEGPAVVLVHGLGGSHLNWDLVAPLLQDHARVWAIDLPGFGRSEPGSRKASVTANVGVLHRFLTEVVDEPAVLVGNSMGGMISILEAGERPEAVRGLVLLDPAVPGPRRALDPLVAVTFALYAIPFVGERFLSWRRQRRTALGRVREMLHLVGVDPDQLPAHVIDRSVTLLEERRDVAGMDRAFLAAARSLLRVLADPRRYRSAMASIDVPVLLVHGDRDRLVSVQAARDIAARHPDWRYSEWAGVGHVPQLQEPERLADELLDWMRGSALTRAPA; this is encoded by the coding sequence ATGGCGGAGAGCGGCGTGCCGGGACGCAGCAGCACCGTGGACCTGGACGGGCCGGTGCACTACGTCGACTTCGGCGGCCCGGAGGAGGGGCCGGCGGTCGTGCTCGTGCACGGGCTGGGTGGCTCGCACCTGAACTGGGACCTCGTCGCGCCGCTGCTGCAGGACCACGCGCGCGTGTGGGCGATCGACCTGCCGGGCTTCGGGCGCAGCGAGCCGGGGAGCCGCAAGGCCAGCGTGACGGCGAACGTCGGCGTCCTGCACCGCTTCCTCACCGAGGTGGTCGACGAGCCGGCCGTGCTGGTCGGCAACTCGATGGGCGGGATGATCTCCATCCTCGAGGCGGGGGAGCGCCCGGAGGCGGTGCGCGGCCTGGTGCTGCTCGACCCCGCCGTCCCCGGTCCCCGCCGTGCCCTCGACCCGCTCGTCGCGGTCACCTTCGCCCTCTACGCGATCCCCTTCGTCGGGGAGCGGTTCCTCTCGTGGCGGCGGCAGCGCCGGACGGCGCTCGGTCGCGTGCGCGAGATGCTGCACCTGGTGGGCGTCGACCCCGACCAGCTGCCGGCACACGTCATCGACCGCTCGGTCACCCTCCTCGAGGAACGGCGCGACGTCGCCGGCATGGACCGCGCCTTCCTGGCCGCCGCCCGCTCGTTGCTGCGGGTGCTGGCCGATCCGCGTCGCTACCGCTCGGCGATGGCGTCCATCGACGTCCCCGTGCTGCTGGTCCACGGCGACCGCGACCGGCTCGTGTCCGTGCAGGCGGCCCGGGACATCGCCGCCCGTCACCCCGACTGGCGCTACTCCGAGTGGGCCGGAGTGGGCCACGTACCGCAGCTGCAGGAACCGGAGCGGCTGGCCGACGAGCTGCTCGACTGGATGCGCGGATCCGCGTTGACCCGCGCCCCGGCCTGA
- a CDS encoding esterase/lipase family protein — protein sequence MARQQGDGPTLPLYLSEPGRAVADYGLYLAARPLAQRLPKGDGHPVLVLPGLLADDRSTRVLRATLRRLGYRVHGWGLGRNIGPTATCVNGLRDKLDYLHGRYRREVTVIGWSLGGIFARDLARQCPDAVRQVITLGSPFRIERHSQTRASKVYDRYAHLHVEQRPYPLESEGCPLPVPATSIYSHFDGIVHWQTCLNVPGERCENIAVTASHLGIGHHPAALWAIADRLAQPEGEWEPFRAPAFLRPAFPKPAMPAAPGPDTISSRSAA from the coding sequence GTGGCACGACAGCAGGGTGACGGTCCGACGCTCCCGCTCTATCTGAGCGAGCCCGGGCGGGCGGTCGCGGACTACGGCCTCTACCTGGCCGCGCGCCCGCTGGCCCAGCGGCTGCCCAAGGGCGACGGGCACCCGGTGCTGGTCCTGCCCGGGCTGCTGGCCGACGACCGCTCCACCCGGGTGCTCCGCGCGACGCTCCGTCGGCTGGGCTACCGCGTGCACGGCTGGGGGCTGGGCCGCAACATCGGCCCGACCGCCACGTGCGTGAACGGCCTGCGCGACAAGCTGGACTACCTGCACGGCCGGTACCGCCGCGAGGTCACGGTGATCGGCTGGAGCCTGGGCGGCATCTTCGCCCGCGACCTCGCCCGTCAGTGCCCCGACGCGGTGCGCCAGGTGATCACGCTCGGCAGCCCGTTCCGGATCGAGCGGCACAGCCAGACCCGGGCCAGCAAGGTGTACGACCGCTACGCCCACCTGCACGTGGAGCAGCGTCCGTACCCGCTGGAGTCCGAGGGGTGCCCGCTGCCGGTGCCCGCGACCTCCATCTACTCGCACTTCGACGGGATCGTGCACTGGCAGACCTGCCTGAACGTGCCCGGCGAGCGCTGCGAGAACATCGCCGTCACCGCCAGCCACCTGGGCATCGGCCACCACCCGGCGGCGCTCTGGGCGATCGCCGACCGGCTGGCCCAGCCCGAGGGCGAGTGGGAGCCGTTCAGGGCCCCGGCGTTCCTGCGCCCCGCCTTCCCCAAGCCCGCCATGCCGGCGGCCCCCGGCCCGGACACCATCTCCTCCCGCTCGGCCGCCTGA
- the aceE gene encoding pyruvate dehydrogenase (acetyl-transferring), homodimeric type has product MSAPQQPDGDPARAGQARAVITDGLPSQLVDTDPDETQEWLESLDAVVDHAGRNRARYLMLRMLQRSREQQVGVPALRSTDYINTIPPEQEPWFPGDEHVERRIRAYIRWNAAIMVHRAQRPGIGVGGHISSYASSASLYEVGFNHFFRGKDHPGGGDQIYFQGHASPGIYARAFLEGRLTEHQLDGFRQEVSHPGGGLSSYPHPRLMPDFWEFPTVSMGLGPMNAVYQARFNRYLHARGIKDTSDQHVWAFLGDGEMDEPESLGVIGLAAREELDNLTFVVNCNLQRLDGPVRGNGKVIQELESFFRGAGWNVIKVIWGRGWDKLLAADRDGALVNLMNTTPDGDYQTYKAEDGAFVREHFFGRDPRTRKLVEGMSDKEVWDLARGGHDYRKVYAAYKAAIDHKGQPTVILAKTIKGWTLGSHFEGRNSTHQMKKLTAEDLADFRDRLYLPIPDDALDKTLPPYYKPDPDSDEMQYMLERRRALGGAVPRRRSEFKTLKAPDDKALEVLRRGSGKQEVATTMAFVRLLKELFKDSELGPRFVPIIPDEARTFGMDSLFPTQKIYNPAGQRYTSVDRELMLTYKESEQGVILHEGINEAGSVASFTAAGSSYATHGEPMIPIYIFYSMFGFQRTGDSIWAAGDQMARGFLLGATAGRTTLNGEGLQHEDGHSLLLAHTNPAVVSYDPAFSFEVAHITKDALVRMYGQDPGSPLGGHRSPDVMYYLTVYNEPFNQPAEPEGLDVQALLAGMYRYAEGPRADDGAAGEVKAQVLASGVALPWALRAQELLADDWGVSADVWSVTSWTELRRQADECAEWNLLHPEEEPRVPFVTSRLQETVGPVVAVSDWMRAVPDLIAPYVPGGMSTLGTDGFGLSDTRPALRRHFHVDAESIVVRTLASLADEGQVERSVVRQAVEKYQVRDVQAAPAEERSDPSPAT; this is encoded by the coding sequence ATGAGCGCACCGCAGCAGCCGGACGGCGACCCCGCCCGGGCAGGACAGGCCCGCGCGGTCATCACCGACGGGCTCCCCAGTCAGCTGGTCGACACCGACCCCGACGAGACGCAGGAGTGGCTGGAGTCCCTCGACGCCGTCGTCGACCACGCCGGCCGGAACCGGGCCCGGTACCTGATGCTCCGCATGCTGCAGCGCAGCCGCGAGCAGCAGGTGGGCGTGCCCGCCCTGCGCAGCACCGACTACATCAACACCATCCCGCCCGAGCAGGAGCCGTGGTTCCCGGGCGACGAGCACGTCGAGCGGCGGATCCGCGCCTACATCCGCTGGAACGCCGCGATCATGGTGCACCGGGCGCAGCGCCCCGGCATCGGCGTCGGCGGGCACATCTCCTCCTACGCCTCCTCGGCCTCGCTGTACGAGGTCGGCTTCAACCACTTCTTCCGCGGCAAGGACCACCCCGGCGGTGGCGACCAGATCTACTTCCAGGGCCACGCCTCCCCGGGCATCTACGCCCGCGCCTTCCTCGAGGGCCGGCTGACCGAGCACCAGCTCGACGGCTTCCGCCAGGAGGTCAGCCACCCCGGCGGCGGGCTGTCGTCCTATCCGCATCCGCGGCTCATGCCGGACTTCTGGGAGTTCCCCACCGTCTCCATGGGCCTGGGGCCGATGAACGCCGTCTACCAGGCCCGGTTCAACCGCTACCTGCACGCCCGCGGCATCAAGGACACCTCCGACCAGCACGTCTGGGCCTTCCTCGGCGACGGCGAGATGGACGAGCCCGAGTCGCTGGGCGTCATCGGCCTGGCGGCCCGTGAGGAGCTGGACAACCTCACCTTCGTCGTCAACTGCAACCTGCAGCGGCTCGACGGCCCGGTCCGCGGCAACGGCAAGGTCATCCAGGAGCTCGAGTCGTTCTTCCGGGGCGCCGGCTGGAACGTCATCAAGGTGATCTGGGGCCGCGGGTGGGACAAGCTGCTGGCCGCCGACCGCGACGGTGCGCTGGTCAACCTGATGAACACCACGCCCGACGGCGACTACCAGACCTACAAGGCCGAGGACGGCGCCTTCGTCCGGGAGCACTTCTTCGGTCGGGACCCCCGCACCCGCAAGCTCGTGGAGGGGATGAGCGACAAGGAGGTCTGGGACCTCGCCCGCGGCGGGCACGACTACCGCAAGGTCTACGCCGCCTACAAGGCCGCCATCGATCACAAGGGCCAGCCGACGGTGATCCTCGCCAAGACCATCAAGGGCTGGACGCTGGGCAGCCACTTCGAGGGCCGCAACAGCACCCACCAGATGAAGAAGCTGACCGCGGAGGACCTCGCCGACTTCCGCGACCGGCTCTACCTCCCGATCCCGGACGACGCGCTGGACAAGACCCTGCCGCCGTACTACAAGCCCGACCCCGACTCCGACGAGATGCAGTACATGCTCGAGCGGCGCCGGGCGCTGGGCGGGGCGGTGCCGCGGCGGCGCTCGGAGTTCAAGACGCTCAAGGCGCCCGACGACAAGGCGCTCGAGGTGCTGCGCCGCGGGTCGGGGAAGCAGGAGGTGGCGACGACGATGGCGTTCGTCCGCCTGCTCAAGGAGCTGTTCAAGGACTCCGAGCTGGGTCCGCGCTTCGTGCCGATCATCCCGGACGAGGCACGGACGTTCGGGATGGATTCCCTGTTCCCGACGCAGAAGATCTACAACCCGGCCGGCCAGCGCTACACCTCGGTCGACCGCGAACTGATGCTCACGTACAAGGAGTCCGAGCAGGGCGTGATCCTGCACGAGGGGATCAACGAGGCCGGGTCGGTGGCCTCGTTCACCGCCGCCGGCAGCTCGTACGCCACGCACGGCGAACCGATGATCCCGATCTACATCTTCTACTCGATGTTCGGGTTCCAGCGCACCGGCGACTCGATCTGGGCCGCCGGTGACCAGATGGCCCGCGGTTTCCTGCTGGGTGCCACGGCCGGGCGGACGACGCTGAACGGCGAGGGGCTGCAGCACGAGGACGGGCACTCGCTGCTCCTGGCGCACACCAACCCGGCGGTGGTCTCCTACGACCCGGCGTTCTCCTTCGAGGTCGCGCACATCACCAAGGACGCCCTGGTGCGCATGTACGGCCAGGACCCCGGCTCGCCCCTGGGCGGCCACCGGTCGCCGGACGTCATGTACTACCTGACCGTCTACAACGAGCCGTTCAACCAGCCGGCCGAGCCCGAGGGCCTGGACGTGCAGGCGCTCCTCGCCGGCATGTACCGCTACGCGGAGGGCCCGCGGGCCGACGACGGCGCGGCCGGCGAGGTCAAGGCGCAGGTGCTGGCCTCCGGCGTCGCGCTGCCGTGGGCGCTGCGGGCCCAGGAACTGCTGGCCGACGACTGGGGGGTCTCGGCCGATGTCTGGTCGGTGACCTCGTGGACCGAGCTGCGCCGGCAGGCCGACGAGTGCGCCGAGTGGAACCTCCTGCACCCGGAGGAGGAGCCGCGCGTCCCGTTCGTGACCTCGCGCCTGCAGGAAACCGTGGGCCCGGTGGTGGCGGTGTCGGACTGGATGCGCGCCGTCCCCGACCTGATCGCGCCGTACGTGCCGGGCGGCATGTCGACGCTGGGTACCGACGGCTTCGGCCTGTCCGACACCCGCCCGGCCCTGCGCCGGCACTTCCACGTCGACGCGGAGTCCATCGTGGTCCGCACGCTGGCGTCGCTGGCCGACGAGGGGCAGGTGGAGCGTTCCGTCGTCCGTCAGGCCGTGGAGAAGTACCAGGTGCGGGACGTGCAGGCGGCGCCGGCCGAGGAGCGGTCGGACCCCAGCCCCGCGACCTGA
- a CDS encoding DUF3052 domain-containing protein produces MSVDSAGMAARLGIKPGMVVQELGWSEDADEDLRDSVVEVSGSEMVDEDTDEVADVVILWWREDDGDLFDALTDALTSLADEGVVWLLVPKSGRPGHVEPGDVTEVAPTAGLSQTSSISAAKDWSGIRLVTPKAARSRR; encoded by the coding sequence ATGAGCGTCGACAGCGCCGGCATGGCGGCCCGGCTGGGCATCAAGCCGGGCATGGTCGTGCAGGAGCTCGGCTGGAGCGAGGACGCCGACGAGGACCTGCGTGACTCCGTCGTCGAGGTCTCGGGCAGCGAGATGGTGGACGAGGACACCGACGAGGTGGCCGACGTCGTGATCCTGTGGTGGCGGGAGGACGACGGCGACCTGTTCGACGCCCTCACCGACGCGCTCACCTCGCTGGCCGACGAGGGCGTGGTCTGGCTGCTCGTGCCGAAGTCCGGCCGCCCCGGCCACGTCGAGCCCGGTGACGTCACCGAGGTCGCGCCCACTGCCGGCCTGTCGCAGACCAGCAGCATCTCCGCGGCCAAGGACTGGTCGGGCATCCGCCTGGTCACGCCCAAGGCGGCACGCAGCCGCCGCTGA
- a CDS encoding peroxiredoxin, which yields MSLSVGDRAPEFSLPDQDKQVVSLAGLRGRPVLLVFYPFAFSGICTGELCQLRDDLDTYTDAGVQVLAISTDPVFSLKAFKAQENLDFPLLSDFWPHGVTAQTYGVFNEKAGMALRGTFLIDAEGAVAFAEVNAPGDARQQTGWKDAVAKLAT from the coding sequence ATGAGCCTCTCCGTCGGCGATCGCGCCCCCGAGTTCAGCCTCCCCGACCAGGACAAGCAGGTCGTCTCGCTTGCCGGCCTGCGCGGCAGGCCCGTGCTGCTGGTCTTCTACCCTTTCGCCTTCTCCGGCATCTGCACCGGGGAGCTGTGCCAGCTGCGCGACGATCTGGACACCTACACCGACGCCGGGGTGCAGGTGCTCGCGATCAGCACCGACCCCGTCTTCAGCCTCAAGGCGTTCAAGGCGCAGGAGAACCTCGACTTCCCGCTGCTCTCGGACTTCTGGCCGCACGGCGTCACGGCCCAGACCTACGGCGTCTTCAACGAGAAGGCCGGCATGGCGCTGCGCGGCACGTTCCTGATCGACGCGGAAGGCGCCGTCGCCTTCGCCGAGGTCAACGCACCCGGCGACGCCCGCCAGCAGACGGGCTGGAAGGACGCGGTCGCGAAGCTCGCCACCTGA
- a CDS encoding alpha/beta fold hydrolase, which produces MADQQRRERALRAPAWLEELVRTTPPPVPWRDVARFAVAIPGPLVLAVLLGGLDSRVALGAGVFGTMGALAASLAPQPGPLRDRMRRIGAATAFGMLGLLAGQYASGGGWEPVVVIAALSGFAALVSAVNAAFSLGALQLLIYTALASGLVTPLPAAVEVGFFLCGAGWATLIALVQARTDPLDPDRAAVAAVFTRIAELLAAVGTDSAPAARRALTTALNAAYDRVIRSRSRSPGLSRELSELAGVLNAAAPLVEGAVAAARAGVPADPCDVSAGHAFAAALTGSGELSSERPRPLQGGHPSMRAVRHGVRLVWNVVGDPEERASAAAPSPAPSPRARLREVVDRTLGSRDTRSFAVRLSLCMTVAEIVRQYLPIERPYWVLLTVAIILKPDFGSVFTRAVQRGVGTLLGVLLGSALLVVLPHDAWVLAALTVSAAVLPWARDTNFGMFSVFQTPLIILLLDLALPSEPGLVAARLLDTLVGCAIVLVFGYLLWPQTWRAPLDEALRDAVLALDAFVDAAFTGGPVERRRARRRNYRALTELQTQLQRRLAEPPPISTRAAAWWPVIVQLERTSDAVTEAVIATRGGEPAPDPAQVAVLRRAIRRLEDDVRTPGAVDDAELHAEGVLAPVAREVDAARRLVREAAPGRRTGHRAAPPVAPGGTALWDGPVPKDPPPLTLPPLDGPPPPGSRTVTTDDGVDLHVEFDGPAGGGGAGGDTDAPLTVVLCHGFTARLAEWEVQREALRGRARLVLWDQRGHGRSGWTPLTRATIDRTGQDLGQVLDAVVPSGPVVLAGHSMGGMSILALARQRPELFGTRVVGALLLATSAGGLVDTGPAGFLVKTGRRLGLLSLYLRLLQLLAPFLERRRRRDTWLGRRAIRRLLFGRDDADPRSVRMVQRLLEETPLPVTMAFYATFLDHDETAALPVLRRVPVTVVAGTHDRLTPAAHGRRIAEAIGADAELVVVPGAGHSVNLTRRAVVDRALLDLLDRVEHRTRKAG; this is translated from the coding sequence CCTGGCGCCGCAGCCCGGGCCGCTGCGCGACCGCATGCGCCGCATCGGCGCGGCCACCGCCTTCGGCATGCTGGGCCTGCTCGCCGGCCAGTACGCCAGCGGCGGCGGGTGGGAGCCCGTCGTCGTCATCGCCGCCCTCTCGGGGTTCGCCGCGCTGGTCAGCGCCGTCAACGCGGCCTTCTCCCTCGGCGCCCTCCAGCTGCTGATCTACACGGCACTGGCCTCCGGGCTGGTCACCCCGCTGCCAGCCGCCGTGGAGGTCGGCTTCTTCCTGTGCGGGGCGGGATGGGCGACGCTCATCGCGCTCGTGCAGGCGCGCACCGATCCCCTGGATCCCGACCGTGCCGCGGTGGCGGCCGTGTTCACCCGCATCGCCGAGCTGCTCGCCGCCGTCGGCACCGACAGCGCACCCGCGGCGCGCCGGGCCCTCACCACTGCGCTCAACGCCGCCTACGACCGGGTGATCCGCAGCCGGAGCCGGTCCCCCGGTCTCAGCCGCGAGCTGTCCGAGCTGGCCGGCGTCCTGAACGCCGCGGCCCCGCTGGTGGAGGGCGCCGTCGCCGCCGCCCGCGCCGGGGTACCGGCCGACCCGTGCGACGTGTCCGCCGGGCATGCCTTCGCCGCCGCCCTGACCGGCAGCGGCGAGCTGAGCAGCGAGCGGCCGCGCCCGCTCCAGGGCGGCCACCCGTCGATGCGGGCCGTCCGCCACGGCGTGCGGCTGGTGTGGAACGTCGTCGGGGATCCGGAGGAACGGGCGAGCGCGGCCGCCCCCTCGCCGGCGCCCAGCCCGCGGGCACGCCTGAGGGAGGTGGTCGACCGCACCCTCGGCAGCCGTGACACCCGCAGCTTCGCCGTCCGGCTCTCGCTGTGCATGACCGTGGCCGAGATCGTCCGTCAGTACCTGCCCATCGAGCGCCCGTACTGGGTGCTGCTCACCGTCGCCATCATCCTGAAGCCGGACTTCGGCTCGGTCTTCACCCGGGCCGTGCAGCGCGGCGTCGGCACGCTCCTCGGGGTGCTGCTGGGCTCGGCGCTGCTGGTCGTGCTGCCCCACGACGCCTGGGTGCTTGCCGCGCTCACGGTCTCGGCGGCCGTGCTGCCGTGGGCCCGCGACACGAACTTCGGGATGTTCTCCGTCTTCCAGACGCCGCTGATCATCCTGCTGCTCGACCTCGCGCTGCCGAGCGAACCGGGGCTGGTCGCTGCGCGCCTGCTGGACACGCTGGTCGGCTGCGCGATCGTGCTCGTGTTCGGCTACCTGCTCTGGCCGCAGACCTGGCGGGCGCCGCTGGACGAGGCCCTCCGGGATGCGGTGCTGGCCCTCGATGCCTTCGTCGACGCCGCGTTCACGGGCGGCCCGGTCGAGCGCCGCCGCGCCCGCCGGCGGAACTACCGCGCGCTCACCGAACTGCAGACCCAGCTGCAGCGGCGGCTGGCCGAGCCCCCTCCGATCAGCACCCGTGCGGCCGCCTGGTGGCCGGTGATCGTGCAGCTGGAGCGCACCTCCGACGCGGTCACCGAGGCGGTGATCGCCACCCGCGGCGGCGAGCCGGCCCCCGACCCGGCGCAGGTCGCGGTGCTGCGCCGGGCGATCCGCCGGTTGGAGGACGACGTCCGGACCCCGGGGGCCGTCGACGACGCCGAGCTGCACGCCGAGGGCGTGCTCGCCCCCGTGGCCCGCGAGGTGGACGCCGCCCGCCGGCTGGTCCGCGAGGCCGCGCCCGGCCGCCGCACCGGGCACCGAGCCGCTCCCCCGGTTGCGCCCGGCGGCACCGCCCTCTGGGATGGCCCCGTGCCGAAGGACCCGCCGCCGCTGACCCTGCCCCCGCTCGACGGGCCGCCCCCACCCGGGTCCCGGACGGTGACCACCGACGACGGCGTCGACCTGCACGTGGAGTTCGACGGCCCCGCCGGGGGCGGTGGGGCGGGCGGAGACACGGATGCACCGCTGACCGTCGTCCTCTGCCACGGGTTCACCGCCCGGCTGGCGGAGTGGGAGGTGCAGCGGGAAGCGCTGCGCGGCCGGGCCCGCCTGGTGCTGTGGGACCAGCGCGGCCACGGTCGCTCCGGCTGGACGCCGCTCACCCGGGCCACGATCGACCGGACCGGGCAGGACCTGGGCCAGGTGCTCGACGCCGTCGTCCCCAGCGGGCCGGTCGTGCTCGCCGGGCACTCCATGGGCGGCATGAGCATCCTGGCGCTCGCCCGGCAGCGTCCGGAGCTGTTCGGCACCCGCGTCGTCGGTGCGTTGCTCCTGGCCACCTCCGCCGGCGGGCTGGTCGACACCGGCCCGGCCGGGTTCCTCGTGAAGACGGGCCGCCGGCTGGGTCTGCTGTCGCTGTACCTCCGGCTGCTCCAGCTGCTGGCGCCGTTCCTGGAGCGGCGGCGCCGGCGGGACACATGGCTCGGCCGCCGGGCCATCCGCCGGCTGCTGTTCGGCCGGGACGACGCCGACCCACGCAGCGTGCGCATGGTCCAGCGGTTGCTCGAGGAGACCCCGCTGCCGGTGACGATGGCGTTCTACGCGACGTTCCTCGACCACGACGAGACCGCCGCCCTGCCGGTGCTGCGCCGGGTGCCGGTCACGGTCGTGGCCGGGACCCACGACCGGCTCACTCCCGCCGCCCACGGCCGCCGGATCGCCGAGGCGATCGGGGCGGACGCCGAGCTGGTGGTGGTGCCGGGGGCCGGTCACAGCGTCAACCTCACCCGCCGGGCCGTGGTCGACCGCGCCCTCCTCGACCTGCTCGACCGCGTGGAGCACCGGACGCGGAAGGCCGGTTGA